The following coding sequences are from one Panicum hallii strain FIL2 chromosome 5, PHallii_v3.1, whole genome shotgun sequence window:
- the LOC112894659 gene encoding uncharacterized protein LOC112894659, with the protein MSSPTPLRPAAAGGGASSYSSSLHHRRRGWPGAGAGLRRPRVRRCKMKLMYFLMDRDEQREKRLELEFEVSELETVLEKEQRLGRVLQCSLQGRVVCHCCLSTLVPTNVRGLLGELAMVEDEIFCLEKKVEDLRLRLRREQKWTDKCIQQQQSWPQNLQPRHSVSRRELQGAQQLPKLPCPGSDEALECESKASVGSASAKGDEAEHARRSSHCRSSETTPAPPERKVCLNSPNKLSEELIRLMVAIFHKLNKAADVGELELSGTSKLNISCIGPRSLVPRVAVHGAAAMSPLKNRRASAKAAGHGAEKEAAAGCQRRFVEFTRASVDVSRISLCLVDIKNLRGLMQKLGTADPSLLTNKQKLAFWINIYNFCVMHAFLQHGLPPSPEKLLALLNQASVNVGGTVLNVVSIEHLILRHSPAGKQGIVDEGQRDLLRTYGLGYPEPNVVFALCRGSRSSPALRVYTAEDVSNELERAKVEYLESTVRVAGRRQRAAVVVPKLLHWHMRDFADDAASLLEWVHSQLPRASGPLRRAIREVLGASSGSGSGRGAATPAPAAKMVEVEPYDAEFCYLLPVW; encoded by the exons ATGAGCTCGCCGACGCCATtacgccccgccgccgccggcggcggcgccagcaGTTACTCCTCCTCGCTGCACCACCGGCGGCGGGGGTggccgggcgcgggcgcgggtttAAGAAGGCCGCGTGTGCGCCGGTGCAAGATGAAGCTCATGTACTTCCTCATGGACCGGGACGAGCAGCGCGAGAAGCGCCTCGAGCTCGAGTTCGAG GTGTCGGAGCTGGAGACGGTGCTCGAGAAGGAGCAGAGGCTGGGCAGGGTTCTCCAGTGCTCGCTGCAGGGGCGCGTCGTCTGCCATTGCTGCCTCTCCACGCTCGTTCCAACCAAC GTTAGGGGTCTGCTCGGGGAGCTAGCAATGGTGGAGGACGAGATATTCTGCCTGGAGAAGAAGGTCGAGGACCTGCGGCTGCGCCTGCGCCGGGAGCAGAAGTGGACGGACAAGTGCatccagcagcagcagagctGGCCGCAGAACCTCCAGCCGAGGCACTCCGTGTCCAGGAGGGAGCTCCAGGGCGCCCAGCAGCTGCCCAAGCTGCCGTGCCCAGGCAGCGACGAAGCTCTCGAATGCGAGAGCAAGGCTTCTGTTGGATCCGCCTCCGCCAAAG GAGATGAAGCGGAGCACGCCAGGAGAAGCAGCCACTGCAGATCGTCGGAGACCACGCCGGCGCCTCCGGAGAGGAAGGTCTGCCTGAACAGCCCGAACAAGCTCTCGGAGGAGCTGATCAGGCTGATGGTGGCCATCTTCCACAAGCTGAACAAGGCGGCGGATGTGGGGGAGCTGGAGCTGAGCGGCACGTCGAAGCTCAACATCTCCTGCATCGGGCCCAGGAGCCTCGTGCCCAGGGTCGCCGTGCACGGCGCCGCCGCGATGAGCCCGCTCAAGAACCGGAGGGCGTCGGCGAAAGCCGCCGGCCATGGCGCGGAGAAGGAGGCCGCTGCCGGGTGCCAAAGGAGGTTCGTCGAGTTCACGAGGGCGTCCGTCGACGTCAGCCGCATCTCGCTGTGCCTTGTCGACATCAAGAACTTGAG AGGATTGATGCAAAAGCTTGGCACCGCCGACCCGAGCCTTCTGACGAACAAGCAGAAGCTGGCTTTCTGGATCAACATCTACAACTTCTGCGTGATGCAT GCGTTTCTTCAGCACGGTTTACCCCCATCTCCAGAGAAGCTTCTTGCGCTGCTGAATCAG GCTTCAGTGAACGTCGGAGGAACAGTGCTGAATGTTGTGTCGATCGAGCACCTCATCCTGAGGCACTCTCCCGCAGGCAAGCAG GGGATCGTGGACGAAGGACAGAGGGATCTGCTGCGCACGTACGGACTCGGGTACCCTGAACCCAACGTCGTCTTCGCGCTATGCAGAGGCAGCCGCTCCTCGCCGGCG CTGCGCGTGTACACGGCGGAGGACGTGTCGAACGAGCTGGAGCGCGCCAAGGTGGAGTACCTGGAGTCGACGGTGCGCGTCGCCGGCCGGAggcagcgcgccgccgtcgtggTGCCCAAGCTGCTGCACTGGCACATGCGGGACTTCGCCGACGACGCCGCGTCGCTGCTGGAGTGGGTGCACAGCCAGCTGCCCCGGGCGTCGGGCCCGCTCAGGCGGGCCATCAGGGAGGTCCTGGGCgccagcagcggcagcggcagcggcaggggcgcggcgacgccggcgccggcggccaagaTGGTGGAGGTCGAGCCGTACGACGCCGAGTTCTGCTACCTGCTGCCCGTCTGGTGA
- the LOC112895729 gene encoding triosephosphate isomerase, cytosolic: MGRKFFVGGNWKCNGTTDQVDKIVKTLNEGQVPSPDVVEVVVSPPYVFLPVVKSQLRPEFQVAAQNCWVKKGGAFTGEVSAEMLVNLGVPWVILGHSERRALLGESNEFVGDKVAYALSQGLKVIACVGETLEQREAGSTMDVVAAQTKAIAEKINDWSNVVLAYEPVWAIGTGKVATPDQAQEVHASLRDWLRTNVSPEVADSTRIIYGGSVTGANCKELAAKPDVDGFLVGGASLKPEFIDIINSATVKSA, from the exons ATGGGCCGCAAGTTCTTCGTCGGTGGCAACTGGAAATGC AACGGAACCACTGATCAGGTTGACAAGATTGTCAAAACTCTGAATGAAGGACAGGTTCCCTCTCCAGATGTTGTTG AGGTCGTTGTCAGTCCTCCTTATGTGTTCCTTCCTGTGGTCAAGAGCCAGCTGCGCCCAGAGTTCCAAGTTGCTGCTCAGAACTGCTGGGTGAAGAAGGGTGGTGCTTTCACTGGTGAAGTCAG TGCTGAGATGCTCGTCAACCTTGGCGTTCCCTGGGTCATTCTTGGACACTCTGAAAGGAGAGCTCTGTTGGGAGAATCAAATGAG TTTGTTGGAGACAAAGTTGCCTATGCACTGTCTCAGGGACTAAAGGTTATTGCATGCGTTGGTGAGACCCTTGAGCAGAGGGAAGCTGGATCGACCATGGATGTTGTTGCTGCACAAACAAAAGCAATTGCTG AGAAGATCAACGACTGGAGCAACGTGGTTCTTGCCTACGAACCAGTCTGGGCCATTGGAACCGGAAAAGTTGCCACCCCAGATCAGGCTCAGGAA GTGCATGCGTCCCTGAGGGATTGGCTAAGGACCAATGTCAGCCCTGAGGTTGCCGACTCTACCAGGATCATCTACGGAG GCTCTGTGACTGGTGCAAACTGCAAAGAGCTGGCGGCAAAGCCTGATGTTGATGGTTTCCTCGTCGGTGGTGCTTCTTTGAAG CCTGAGTTCATCGACATCATCAACTCGGCCACCGTGAAGTCCGCCTAA
- the LOC112893421 gene encoding E3 ubiquitin-protein ligase PRT6, with translation MAGIDAGEGAAAAAPPPEMTPEQRIQQKLILYGVPEEQLQEHQEGLLMYVEKHKEQIPDIVSLILSAGTDILEARKPSKKEASSSSSGDAYSESLSWLQWLMFNYEPEAMLDDLEHSSAGERAVCGSVWGQSDLAYRCRTCENDSTCAICVPCFQNGNHKDHDYSIMYTGGGCCDCGDATAWKREGFCSKHKGADQIKPLPEELAQSVGPVLDVLLQFWKERICLVEPPPAKGDGSSSCKRVAEELTMSIANMMLEFCTCSESLLSFLSLRIRECQDLLDALIRSERLLDKKVAKKLHELLLKLISDPAFKYEFAKVFIRYYPVTFGEVIKGGNDSLLEEYPLMSTFSVQIFTVPTLTPRLVRDPEVNLLGVLLGCLTDLFVSCIGEDGRLQTNKWGNLFDASIRLLDDTHYVLSHEEVSKYVAYERPDLTRSWIKLLSLVQGMDPQKRVTSIHAEDENEHLSAPFVLGHYFGIVQNLLIKGSFSPPDQHESTDVTVCSTAIKGMESAENQRHAKVGRVSQESSVSNLSCRDSSLTCGLPSPAVWLMLQCLKAIESWLEPDIALRSKLSSLDASSSDSRNFMASLEDWTSDKGTSSNTKIGVMGVKINEGSQPDGIADYHGTSSSPIQDHCDRMQIDQEGIPPASNRTGKGKMLDSSNTTDIRLHDENAITYTLTDGSLLYAHPDSRIEELGILNTRGWPHVIFDVSSQETSFHIPLHRMLSLLLRKAMKRCFGEDARPDEHSVVQSCEFFSHVLRGCEPYGFASIVMEHPLRVRVFCAQVRAGMWRKNGDAAILSAEWYRSVQRLEQGLESDLFLLQCCAALSSPEFFVRTIQERFGLSSYTSLDLAEQNEYESVLMQEMLTFLIQLVKERRFCGLSTADNLKRELIYKLAIGDATHSQIVKSLPRDLSSSDQLQNVLDSLAVYSNPCGMKQGKYVLSKSCWKELDLYHPRWNSRELQIAEERYYRFCKISALNAQLPRWTHVFSPLSSISNIATSKAVLQIVRAVLFYAVYSEASSASRAPDNVLVTGLHLLWLALDICESERQVHANQYGMDVVQHDDESWVVLSSYAEDAFPILTYSTEVVSPESDKVKKESLLTLLVSLMHKYKEENDATFSGSKYCNIPSLIESLLKKFAKLSKECMFTLRQLAPHIVPSTPDSSSIKESLGTSSDSMEKKAKARQRQAAIMAKMRAEQSKFAESMKSSENEGHDVPMLETDVSSSNGVVSEESVPVCSLCRDSDSKSPLCYLILLQKSRLATFVEMGNPSWDNPIQANKTSGSVKKEDSTDSSVSGSSTSEELVHDATVEPSFDLDSMEVDAFLDFSNEQHPLIRYISSFPSGHCNSNADETITLEAIEADIYNSILDDLFVSSNAYIQNAEQTSPSAASNITFDSKKTRSPKRSVLGTYVSCLSAKHRHSSLYDVPSKSSASVSTRNRFGPINCDGIHISSCGHAVHQECHDRYLFSLKQRYVRRLGFEGGHIVDPDLGELLCPVCRRFANSILPASPDFSSKTMKVKPFVETLTPEVVTTSHAKTSNLQFPRALSLLESAGKIVGQSKFLKALSGKLNDTTEPALEPSLRRLAMLYYYRGPSGFSASERKRLNPSLFLWDTLRYSVVSTEIASRGRMLSQSIEPKSCLESLRGELNSSSGFILSLLFRVAHSARNLNRLEVLLRFEGIQLLAGSICSCISGYKDVLNATKRKGSLPPMVDPGEGGPLFPDVQFWKQCADPVLAQDPFSSLMSTLFCLPVQFLSSAEFFIPFVHLFYVVCAIQAMITCYGEETFDRSSFSDCLLNDVCKTMSGYDIAREYFVSKYIDPSCHPKDMVRKLTYPYLRRCALLWELLRSSATSPLYDNSNIWEGSHLYLSNSMQDGSSSLTVELNGIGELENLFQIPSLDLILQDVSVHMLALKWSQHFCEDYSSRKYRGTLFSTPAVPFRLMQLPPVYQVLLERYIKMQCPDCGIVPDEPALCLLCGKLCSPSWKPCCRTGKCLNHASQCGAGVGIFLLVRKTTILLQRSARLAFWPSPYLDMFGEEDHEMQRGKPLYLSQERYTALTYLVASHSLDRTSEVLRQTTISFYGSD, from the exons ATGGCCGGGATCGACGCcggcgagggggcggcggccgccgcgccgccgccggagatGACGCCGGAGCAGCGTATCCAGCAG AAGCTCATTCTCTATGGGGTACCCGAAGAGCAACTGCAAGAGCACCAAGAAGGCTTACTCATGTACGTAGAGAAGCACAAGGAGCAGATACCTGATATAGTGAGTCTCATCTTGTCAGCAGGCACTGATATTTTGGAGGCCCGAAAGCCCTCCAAGAAGGaagcaagcagcagcagcagtggcgACGCGTACAGTGAGAGTTTGTCTTGGTTGCAGTGGTTGATGTTCAACTATGAGCCAGAAGCGATGCTTGATGACCTGGAGCATTCCTCTGCAGGAGAGCGTGCTGTCTGTGGGTCAGTCTGGGGTCAGAGTGACCTTGCTTATCGCTGCCGGACTTGCGAAAATGACTCCACATGCGCGATCTGTGTCCCGTGCTTCCAGAATGGTAATCATAAGGATCATGATTACTCCATCATGTATACAGGGGGTGGATGTTGTGACTGTGGAGATGCTACCGCCTGGAAGCGTGAAGGGTTCTGCTCAAAGCACAAAGGGGCTGATCAGATTAAGCCTCTTCCAGAGGAGCTTGCACAATCTGTAGGACCTGTGCTGGATGTGCTTTTGCAGTTCTGGAAGGAGAGGATATGCCTCGTGGAACCACCCCCTGCAAAGGGTGATGGTAGTAGCTCGTGCAAGAGGGTTGCTGAAGAGTTGACAATGTCTATTGCTAACATGATGCTTGAGTTCTGCACTTGCAGTGAAAGTCTTCTTAGTTTTCTGTCCCTAAGGATTCGTGAGTGCCAAGATCTGTTGGATGCACTAATAAGGTCGGAAAGGTTGCTTGACAAGAAGGTTGCTAAAAAATTGCATGAGTTGCTATTGAAGCTGATCAGTGACCCTGCTTTTAAGTATGAGTTTGCCAAGGTTTTTATACGCTACTACCCTGTCACATTTGGTGAAGTTATCAAAGGTGGCAATGATTCGCTACTAGAGGAGTATCCATTGATGTCAACTTTCTCTGTGCAAATATTCACGGTGCCTACACTGACTCCAAGGCTTGTGCGTGACCCTGAGGTTAATTTGTTGGGTGTTCTTCTTGGATGCTTGACAGATCTGTTTGTTTCTTGCATCGGTGAGGATGGTCGTTTACAG ACAAACAAATGGGGAAATTTATTTGACGCTTCTATTCGATTGTTGGATGATACACACTATGTCCTAAGTCATGAGGAAGTTTCTAAGTATGTTGCTTATGAGAGGCCTGATCTAACAAGGTCATGGATTAAGCTCTTATCACTTGTGCAAGGAATGGATCCTCAGAAGAGAGTGACAAGTATTCATGCTGAAGATGAGAATGAGCATCTATCTGCGCCTTTCGTGCTGGGGCACTATTTTGGAATTGTCCAGAATCTTCTGATAAAGGGATCATTTTCTCCTCCTGATCAACATGAATCAACTGATGTTACTGTTTGCTCCACTGCGATAAAAGGCATGGAAAGTGCTGAAAATCAGCGGCATGCAAAAGTTGGAAGGGTCTCCCAGGAGAGCTCAGTATCCAATTTAAGCTGCAGAGACAGTTCCTTGACTTGTGGATTGCCATCACCTGCTGTCTGGTTAATGCTTCAATGCCTGAAAGCTATTGAAAGTTGGTTGGAACCTGACATAGCTCTGAGGAGCAAGCTGTCATCCCTTGATGCTAGCAGCAGTGATTCTCGTAATTTTATGGCTTCGCTTGAAGATTGGACTTCTGATAAGGGAACCAGTTCAAATACAAAGATTGGCGTGATGGGTGTCAAGATAAATGAAGGATCACAACCAGATGGTATTGCAGACTATCATGGCACATCTAGTTCTCCTATTCAAGATCATTGCGACAGGATGCAGATTGACCAAGAAGGGATACCTCCAGCTAGTAATAGGACAGGCAAGGGGAAGATGCTTGACAGCAGCAACACTACAGATATACGACTGCACGATGAGAATGCCATTACTTATACTCTGACTGATGGCAGCCTTTTGTATGCTCATCCTGATTCAAGAATCGAGGAACTAGGGATACTCAACACAAGAGGTTGGCCTCACGTCATCTTTGACGTCAGTTCACAGGAAACTTCTTTCCATATCCCTTTGCACCGTATGCTTTCATTGCTATTGCGGAAGGCAATGAAGAGATGTTTTGGAGAGGATGCCAGGCCAGATGAACATTCAGTAGTGCAATCCTGTGAGTTCTTTTCTCATGTACTCAGAGGTTGTGAGCCTTATGGGTTTGCTTCAATTGTGATGGAGCATCCACTGAGAGTCAGAGTATTTTGCGCACAAGTGCGTGCTGGAATGTGGCGTAAGAATGGTGATGCAGCTATACTGAGTGCTGAGTGGTACCGCTCTGTGCAACG GCTTGAACAAGGTCTGGAGTCAGATCTGTTTCTTCTTCAATGCTGTGCTGCACTATCTTCTCCAGAGTTCTTTGTGCGGACAATTCAAGAGCGATTTGGTTTGTCCAGTTATACATCTTTGGATCTTGCTGAACAGAATGA GTACGAATCAGTTCTAATGCAAGAAATGCTAACTTTTCTTATACAATTGGTTAAAGAACGCCGATTTTGTGGGCTTTCCACAGCCGACAACTTGAAGAGGGAATTGATTTATAAGTTAGCTATTGGAGATGCCACTCATAGCCAGATTGTCAAGTCTCTTCCTCGCGATCTTTCATCAAGTGACCAACTTCAAAATGTTCTGGATTCGCTGGCAGTTTATTCTAATCCATGTGGCATGAAGCAG GGTAAGTATGTACTTAGCAAATCCTGCTGGAAGGAATTGGACTTGTATCATCCGCGCTGGAATTCGAGGGAATTGCAAATTGCCGAAGAGAGATATTACCGTTTCTGCAAAATTTCTGCTCTTAATGCCCAGCTACCTAGGTGGACTCATGTTTTTAGCCCACTGAGCAGTATTTCTAACATTGCAACCTCAAAGGCTGTCCTTCAGATTGTTCGTGCTGTTCTCTTTTATGCTGTTTACAGTGAGGCATCATCCGCATCACGCGCCCCTGATAATGTTCTTGTGACGGGTTTGCATCTGCTTTGGTTGGCGCTTGATATATGTGAATCAGAAAGACAAGTACATGCCAACCAGTATGGCATGGATGTGGTGCAGCATGATGATGAATCCTGGGTTGTTCTGTCATCGTACGCAGAAGATGCTTTTCCCATATTGACTTACTCTACTGAAGTAGTTTCCCCAGAATCTGACAAAGTAAAGAAAGAAAGCTTGTTGACCCTGCTTGTTTCGTTAATGCACAAATACAAAGAAGAGAATGATGCCACCTTCTCTGGATCCAAGTACTGTAATATCCCATCTCTAATTGAGAGCCTATTAAAGAAATTTGCCAAGTTAAGTAAGGAGTGCATGTTTACATTAAGACAATTGGCACCACATATAGTCCCATCTACACCAGACAGTTCCAGTATCAAAGAAAGCCTAGGAACTTCTTCAGATTCCATGGAGAAGAAAGCAAAAGCACGTCAACGCCAAGCTGCAATTATG GCAAAGATGAGGGCAGAGCAGTCCAAATTTGCTGAAAGTATGAAGTCATCAGAAAATGAGGGGCATGACGTTCCAATGTTAGAGACAGATGTGTCCAGTTCAAATGGTGTTGTCTCTGAGGAGTCAGTACCAGTTTGCTCCCTGTGCCGGGACTCAGATTCCAAAAGCCCTCTATGCTATTTGATTCTTCTTCAG AAATCCCGGCTTGCAACTTTTGTTGAGATGGGTAATCCATCCTGGGATAACCCAATTCAAGCAAACAAGACATCTGGATCAGTCAAAAAGGAAGATTCAACTGATTCCTCTGTCTCTGGTTCTTCAACTTCTGAGGAACTTGTCCATGATGCAACAGTAGAGCCATCTTTTGATTTAGACAGCATGGAAGTTGATGCCTTTCTCGATTTTTCAAATGAGCAACATCCACTGATTCGATATATATCGTCTTTCCCAAGTGGGCATTGCAACAGCAATGCAGATGAAACCATCACGCTTGAGGCAATTGAAGCTGATATTTACAACTCTATTTTAGATGATCTATTTGTATCCAGTAATGCATACATTCAGAATGCTGAGCAAACGTCGCCATCAGCTGCTTCAAATATCACATTTGATTCCAAGAAAACAAGAAGCCCCAAGCGTTCTGTGCTGGGAACATATGTTAGTTGTCTATCAGCAAAACACCGCCATTCTTCTCTCTATGATGTACCTTCCAAATCTTCTGCCTCTGTTAGTACAAGAAACAGATTTGGCCCTATCAATTGTGATGGCATCCACATTTCTTCTTGCGGCCATGCTGTACATCAGGAATGTCATGATCGATATTTGTTTTCCTTGAAACAAAG ATATGTCCGAAGACTTGGTTTTGAAGGTGGTCATATTGTTGATCCCGATCTG GGAGAGTTGCTTTGTCCTGTATGTCGCAGATTTGCAAATTCCATTCTTCCAGCATCACCTGATTTCTCTAGTAAAACAATGAAGGTGAAACCATTTGTTGAAACCTTGACACCTGAGGTAGTTACAACATCACATGCAAAAACAAGTAACTTACAGTTTCCTCGTGCACTATCACTTCTTGAAAGTGCTGGAAAAATTGTTGGACAAAGCAAGTTTCTTAAAGCTTTATCTGGGAAGCTTAATGACACTACAGAGCCAGCCTTAGAACCTTCTCTTCGAAGATTGGCTATGCTTTACTATTATCGTGGTCCCAGCGGTTTTTCAGCATCTGAAAGGAAAAGGCTCAATCCATCTTTATTTCTCTGGGATACACTAAGGTACTCTGTGGTATCTACAGAAATCGCTTCTCGTGGTAGGATGCTAAGCCAGTCTATCGAGCCAAAGTCCTGCTTGGAATCTTTGCGTGGTGAACTTAATTCATCAAGTGGATTCATATTGTCACTATTGTTCCGTGTTGCGCACTCTGCACGAAATTTGAATCGTCTTGAGGTTCTTCTGAGATTCGAAGGCATTCAACTATTAGCAGGGTCTATTTGCTCCTGCATTTCTGGTTATAAAGACGTTCTTAATGCTACTAAGCGAAAAG GCTCTTTGCCACCTATGGTTGATCCAGGTGAGGGGGGGCCCCTCTTCCCTGATGTCCAGTTTTGGAAACAATGCGCTGATCCAGTCCTGGCTCAAGATCCGTTTTCTTCTTTGATGTCAACACTTTTCTGTCTACCTGTTCAGTTTCTATCATCTGCTGAATTCTTCATCCCTTTCGTCCATCTGTTTTATGTTGTTTGTGCCATTCAG GCCATGATAACATGCTACGGAGAGGAAACATTTGACCGATCTAGCTTCAGTGACTGCCTTCTTAATGATGTTTGCAAGACAATGTCAGGATATGATATTGCCCGAGAGTATTTTGTATCCAAATATATCGACCCATCTTGTCATCCAAAAGATATGGTCCGTAAATTGACGTATCCTTATCTTCGAAGATGTGCATTGCTTTGGGAGCTGCTAAGATCGTCTGCAACATCACCCTTATATGACAATTCCAATATTTGGGAAGGATCACATCTTTACTTGAGTAATAGCATGCAAGATGGAAGTTCTTCACTGACAGTGGAGCTGAATGGAATAGGAGAATTGGAAAACCTGTTTCAGATTCCATCACTGGACCTGATTCTCCAAGATGTCTCTGTACATATGCTGGCCTTAAAATGGTCTCAGCATTTCTGTGAAGATTACAGTTCCCGCAAATATAGAGGGACACTCTTTTCTACCCCTGCAGTTCCATTTAGGCTGATGCAGCTGCCACCTGTCTACCAAGTTCTCCTAGAAAG ATATATCAAGATGCAATGCCCCGATTGTGGCATAGTGCCTGATGAACCAGCATTGTGTTTGCTTTGTGGCAAACTATGTTCACCTAGTTGGAAACCATGCTGCAG GACTGGTAAATGCCTGAATCATGCGTCGCAATGTGGTGCTGGTGTTGGCATATTTCTCTTAGTGAGG AAAACAACGATCCTGTTGCAGCGATCTGCTCGTCTTGCCTTTTGGCCATCTCCCTACCTCGACATGTTTGGTGAGGAG GATCATGAAATGCAGAGAGGAAAGCCTTTATATTTAAGTCAAGAAAGATACACAGCCCTGACATATCTG GTGGCATCTCATAGCCTTGATCGAACTTCTGAAGTCCTTCGGCAAACGACTATCAGCTTTTACGGATCTGATTGA